One Roseomonas gilardii subsp. gilardii genomic region harbors:
- a CDS encoding aminotransferase class V-fold PLP-dependent enzyme — MDGSAPPAFDVARVRKDFPILSTTHRGKPLVFLDSGASAQKPRAVIDAMKEMMETAYANVHRGAYHLSEQATESYEAARRAAARFLNAADEREIVLTGTGSTQAINLVAHSFGRGVLKPGQAVLVSEMEHHANLVPWHMLRDAHGVELRICRVTDAGELDMAELEAKLADGKVGLVSIAHMSNVLGTVVPARRIVDLAHAHGARVMFDGSQGAVHRKVDVQALGCDFYVFTAHKLYGPTGLGILYGRMEVLERMPPFLGGGDMITEVTLERTLFAEPPLRFEAGTPPIIEAIGLHAAIDYVEAIGMEAIEAHERSLVDHAMKRLGNIEGVTLLGRAQDRGGVFAFSIDNAHSHDVATLLDRAGICVRSGRHCAEPLHTRFGVESTCRASFGLYTTHEEVDYLAEAVTKAREFFA; from the coding sequence ATGGACGGTTCGGCCCCTCCGGCTTTCGACGTGGCGCGGGTCCGGAAGGACTTCCCGATCCTCTCCACGACGCATCGCGGCAAGCCGCTGGTCTTTCTCGACAGCGGTGCCTCGGCCCAGAAGCCGCGCGCCGTGATCGACGCGATGAAGGAGATGATGGAGACCGCCTATGCCAATGTGCATCGCGGCGCCTATCACCTCAGCGAGCAGGCGACCGAATCCTACGAGGCCGCCCGCCGCGCCGCGGCGCGCTTCCTGAACGCCGCCGACGAGCGCGAGATCGTGCTGACCGGCACCGGCTCCACCCAGGCGATCAACCTCGTCGCGCATTCCTTCGGGCGTGGCGTGCTGAAGCCGGGGCAGGCGGTGCTGGTGAGCGAGATGGAGCACCACGCCAACCTCGTCCCCTGGCACATGCTGCGGGACGCGCATGGGGTGGAGCTGCGCATCTGCCGCGTCACCGATGCGGGCGAGCTGGACATGGCGGAGCTGGAGGCGAAGCTCGCCGACGGGAAGGTCGGGCTGGTCTCCATCGCCCATATGTCCAACGTGCTGGGCACGGTGGTGCCGGCCCGGCGGATCGTGGACCTCGCCCATGCCCATGGGGCGCGGGTGATGTTCGACGGCAGCCAGGGCGCGGTCCACCGCAAGGTGGATGTGCAGGCGCTGGGCTGCGACTTCTACGTCTTCACCGCGCACAAGCTCTATGGCCCGACCGGGCTGGGCATCCTCTATGGCCGGATGGAGGTGCTGGAGCGGATGCCGCCCTTCCTGGGCGGCGGCGACATGATCACCGAGGTGACGCTGGAGCGGACCCTCTTCGCCGAGCCGCCGCTGCGCTTCGAGGCCGGCACGCCGCCGATCATCGAGGCGATCGGGCTGCACGCCGCCATCGACTATGTCGAGGCGATCGGCATGGAGGCGATCGAGGCGCATGAGCGTTCCCTGGTGGACCATGCGATGAAGCGCCTGGGGAATATCGAGGGCGTGACCCTGCTGGGCCGGGCGCAGGACCGGGGCGGCGTCTTCGCCTTTTCCATCGACAACGCCCATTCGCATGACGTCGCGACGCTGCTGGACCGGGCGGGGATCTGCGTGCGCTCCGGCCGGCATTGCGCGGAGCCGCTGCACACCCGCTTCGGGGTGGAAAGCACCTGCCGGGCCTCCTTCGGCCTCTACACGACGCATGAGGAAGTGGACTATCTCGCCGAGGCCGTGACCAAGGCCCGGGAGTTCTTCGCGTGA
- the sufU gene encoding Fe-S cluster assembly sulfur transfer protein SufU, which produces MFDDLRDLYQEVILDHGRKPRNFRRLEDADRHARGDNPLCGDRMELWVKLDGEGHIADAAFQGKGCAISMASASLMTETVRGKSAAEAQELGAKFRELAMTGTCPDCGAGLAEEMERLQVLGGVAEYPSRVKCATLAWHTLNAALEGAKEASSE; this is translated from the coding sequence ATGTTCGACGATCTTCGCGATCTCTACCAGGAGGTCATCCTGGACCACGGCCGCAAGCCGCGGAACTTCCGCCGGCTGGAGGATGCCGACCGCCACGCGCGCGGCGACAACCCGCTCTGCGGCGATCGCATGGAGCTCTGGGTGAAGCTGGACGGCGAGGGCCACATCGCCGATGCGGCCTTCCAGGGCAAGGGCTGCGCCATCTCCATGGCCAGCGCCTCCCTGATGACGGAGACGGTGCGCGGCAAGAGCGCCGCCGAGGCGCAGGAGCTGGGCGCGAAGTTCCGCGAACTGGCGATGACAGGCACCTGCCCGGATTGTGGCGCCGGCCTTGCCGAGGAGATGGAGCGTCTCCAGGTTCTGGGCGGGGTCGCGGAGTATCCGAGCCGCGTGAAATGCGCGACCCTCGCCTGGCACACGCTGAATGCCGCCCTGGAAGGCGCGAAGGAGGCGTCGAGTGAGTGA
- a CDS encoding SUF system Fe-S cluster assembly protein produces MTEEPAAVPQPAAASHGVWTPDGEVPPAAPEGVQEEAVLNALKTVFDPEIPVDIYEMGLIYAVEIGEDGTVKVEMTLTTPSCPSAQELPSMVEEAVRTVPNVNDVEVEVVWDPPWDPSRMSEDARLALNMY; encoded by the coding sequence GTGACGGAAGAACCCGCCGCCGTGCCGCAGCCGGCCGCCGCCTCCCATGGCGTCTGGACCCCGGATGGCGAGGTGCCGCCGGCCGCGCCCGAGGGCGTGCAGGAAGAGGCCGTGCTGAACGCGCTGAAGACGGTCTTCGACCCGGAGATCCCCGTCGATATCTATGAGATGGGGCTGATCTACGCGGTGGAGATCGGCGAGGACGGGACGGTGAAGGTCGAGATGACGCTGACCACGCCCTCCTGCCCTTCGGCGCAGGAACTGCCCAGCATGGTCGAGGAAGCGGTCCGCACCGTCCCGAATGTGAACGATGTGGAGGTCGAGGTCGTCTGGGACCCGCCCTGGGACCCGTCGCGGATGAGCGAGGACGCGCGCCTCGCCCTGAACATGTACTGA
- a CDS encoding HesB/IscA family protein has product MSTTTETPARPKRALPPLMSLSDAAAERLRRLYESGENGRYLRIAVKTKGCSGMAYDLNWVDEPGPGDEVVTDKGVTILVDRKATLFLIGTTMDYEVKTMSAGFTFVNPNEKGRCGCGESFHV; this is encoded by the coding sequence ATGAGCACGACGACCGAGACCCCCGCCCGCCCGAAGCGCGCCCTGCCGCCGCTGATGTCGCTTTCCGATGCCGCGGCCGAGCGCCTGCGCCGCCTCTACGAGAGCGGCGAGAATGGCAGGTACCTGCGCATCGCGGTGAAGACCAAGGGCTGCTCCGGCATGGCCTATGACCTGAACTGGGTGGATGAACCCGGGCCGGGTGACGAGGTGGTGACGGACAAGGGCGTCACCATCCTGGTGGACCGCAAGGCGACGCTGTTCCTGATCGGCACCACCATGGACTACGAGGTGAAGACCATGTCGGCAGGCTTCACCTTCGTGAACCCGAACGAGAAGGGCCGCTGCGGCTGCGGCGAAAGCTTCCACGTCTGA
- a CDS encoding Pr6Pr family membrane protein, whose protein sequence is MHADPPPLHTEQTLPASHFPLSQTATGFAALIAVLAWLGLGLQFLSLLERTQSVVTALWVLLGYFTITTNLVVATVFTGIALRRPGFAAPGLVGGTTLAIMLVGVVYALLLRGHMPVLGDGLARTANTLMHDAIPALVPLFWLLFMPKGRLRGHDPLIWAIYPLVYLAYALLRGGLGGRYAYPFIDVEAIGWARTGLNALGIAAGFLIVAFALVRLDTRLAPTGKDGGSEDEVAV, encoded by the coding sequence TTGCACGCCGATCCGCCGCCCCTTCACACGGAGCAGACCCTTCCCGCCAGCCACTTCCCCCTCAGCCAAACCGCCACCGGCTTCGCGGCGCTGATCGCCGTGCTCGCCTGGCTCGGGCTGGGGCTGCAGTTCCTGTCGCTGCTGGAGCGGACGCAGTCCGTCGTCACGGCGCTCTGGGTCCTGCTGGGCTATTTCACCATCACCACCAACCTCGTGGTGGCCACGGTCTTCACCGGCATCGCCCTGCGCCGCCCCGGCTTCGCCGCCCCTGGCCTGGTCGGCGGCACGACGCTGGCCATCATGCTGGTGGGCGTGGTCTATGCGCTGCTGCTGCGCGGCCATATGCCGGTGCTGGGCGACGGCCTCGCCCGCACCGCCAACACGCTGATGCACGATGCCATCCCAGCCCTGGTGCCGCTCTTCTGGCTGCTCTTCATGCCCAAGGGGCGGCTGCGAGGGCATGATCCGCTGATCTGGGCGATCTATCCGCTGGTCTATCTCGCCTATGCCCTGCTGCGCGGCGGGCTCGGCGGCCGCTACGCCTATCCTTTCATCGATGTCGAGGCGATCGGCTGGGCCCGGACCGGGCTCAACGCGCTCGGGATCGCGGCGGGCTTCCTGATCGTCGCCTTCGCCCTGGTGCGGCTGGACACGCGCCTCGCTCCCACCGGGAAGGATGGCGGTTCGGAGGACGAGGTCGCGGTCTGA
- a CDS encoding class I SAM-dependent RNA methyltransferase: MSAIELDIAGMGSGGDGIATLPDGRAAFLPFTLPGERVLARVTGKRGEGAVAEAEAILRPSPERAAPPCRHFGTCGGCALQHWDGAAYRGWKRARLAEALARAGFPDTPVAPLAPCPTATRRRADLAIRQGADGVRIGFHERGGAQVVDMRECHVLDPAILALLEPLRGLLARLRGFRREGSALVNLLSTGPDLLLRTDAALTAQDRQILAAFGEAHGIPRIAWALNKGAPEMAAQSGGVSLLLDGVAVPPAPGAFLQATPEGEAAIVEAVLAALPRRLPAKARIADLYAGVGTLSLPLARLARVDAFEGEAEAVAALAAGANKAMRRVQAKRRDLARQPLLPAELAAYAAAVLDPPYAGAAEQIGIIARSRLERVVYVSCNPAALSRDAALLQRGGWRAVSAVPVDQFLWSPHLESVVAFARG, from the coding sequence GTGAGCGCGATCGAACTCGACATCGCCGGCATGGGCTCGGGCGGCGACGGCATCGCCACCCTGCCGGACGGGCGCGCCGCCTTCCTGCCCTTCACCCTGCCCGGCGAGAGGGTCCTGGCCCGCGTCACCGGCAAGCGGGGTGAAGGCGCGGTGGCGGAGGCCGAGGCGATCCTGCGCCCCAGCCCGGAACGCGCCGCCCCGCCCTGCCGGCATTTCGGCACCTGCGGCGGCTGCGCCCTGCAGCACTGGGATGGCGCGGCCTATCGCGGCTGGAAACGGGCGCGGCTGGCCGAGGCTCTGGCCCGCGCCGGCTTCCCCGACACGCCCGTCGCCCCCCTGGCCCCCTGCCCCACCGCGACGCGCCGCCGCGCCGACCTCGCCATCCGCCAGGGCGCGGACGGGGTGCGCATCGGCTTCCACGAACGGGGCGGTGCGCAGGTGGTGGACATGCGGGAATGCCATGTGCTCGATCCCGCGATCCTGGCGCTGCTGGAGCCGTTGCGCGGCCTCCTGGCCCGGCTGCGCGGCTTCCGGCGGGAGGGCTCGGCCCTGGTCAACCTGCTCAGCACCGGGCCGGACCTGCTGCTGCGCACCGATGCGGCGCTGACCGCGCAGGACCGCCAGATCCTGGCCGCCTTCGGCGAGGCCCATGGCATCCCGCGCATCGCCTGGGCCCTGAACAAGGGCGCGCCGGAAATGGCCGCGCAGAGCGGCGGCGTTTCGCTGCTGCTCGACGGCGTGGCGGTCCCGCCGGCCCCGGGCGCCTTCCTCCAGGCGACGCCGGAGGGCGAGGCCGCGATCGTCGAGGCCGTGCTGGCGGCCCTGCCGCGCCGGCTGCCCGCCAAGGCCCGGATCGCCGACCTCTATGCGGGGGTGGGCACGCTGTCCCTGCCCCTGGCCCGGCTCGCCCGGGTGGATGCCTTCGAGGGCGAGGCCGAAGCGGTCGCGGCGCTCGCCGCCGGGGCCAACAAGGCCATGCGCCGCGTCCAGGCGAAGCGCCGCGATCTCGCCCGGCAGCCGCTGCTGCCCGCCGAACTCGCCGCCTATGCCGCCGCGGTGCTGGACCCACCCTATGCCGGCGCCGCCGAGCAGATCGGCATCATCGCCCGCAGTCGGCTCGAACGGGTGGTCTATGTCTCCTGCAACCCCGCCGCCCTGTCGCGCGATGCGGCGCTGCTGCAGCGCGGCGGCTGGCGCGCCGTTTCGGCCGTGCCGGTGGACCAGTTCCTGTGGTCGCCGCATCTCGAATCCGTGGTGGCATTCGCCCGGGGCTGA
- a CDS encoding DUF2721 domain-containing protein has protein sequence MGGDILDIERTIQLAIAPAFLLSGIMAVLNILATRLSRLVDRTRALRAGAEPAPGELSRLGRRARLVQFAITGCVVSAILLCALLVISFAGPFFDLHVGLLLGALLVAALIVLMGSLVFFLAEIWLTTLHLDEA, from the coding sequence TTGGGCGGTGACATCCTCGATATCGAGCGGACCATCCAGCTCGCGATCGCGCCCGCCTTCCTGCTGAGCGGCATCATGGCGGTGCTCAACATCCTGGCGACGCGGCTCTCGCGGCTGGTGGACCGCACCCGCGCCCTGCGGGCCGGGGCGGAGCCGGCGCCCGGGGAGCTGTCGCGCCTGGGGCGGCGGGCGCGGCTGGTGCAGTTCGCCATCACCGGCTGCGTGGTCTCGGCCATCCTGCTCTGCGCCCTGCTGGTCATCTCCTTCGCCGGTCCCTTCTTCGACCTGCATGTCGGACTGCTGCTCGGGGCCTTGCTGGTCGCGGCGCTGATCGTGCTGATGGGGTCGCTCGTCTTCTTCCTGGCCGAGATCTGGCTCACCACCCTGCATCTGGACGAAGCGTGA
- a CDS encoding alpha/beta fold hydrolase, whose translation MRCHRPERHPRRPAEQLPGRRQRGRPPHPAAARLLPRRNGRSRRRRNPAPRRPSAPARSRPAAWRRPRAGHPDSAPRHPRRTARVFPRCCPRRGARARTGCFLPARAWCRRASSDRAARPGHGRPDPGLPGRGRWHPACRCDPPPRQRCAFRSNLIGPAAPGGSPPGRLCRGLSAAILFCSPGVAPTSRQHGGGPAKGPENGPARPRLRRICAHSPLKARFSVLDGHSGIAYRPGVSTRIPLLLLPGLLNDARLWHHQAEALADIAESRVPDLSLDDSMAAIARRVLATAPERFALAGLSMGGYVAFEIMRQAPERVLRLALFDTSARPEAPEQERRRRGLMALTRGSAPERFRGVTPRLMPQILHPDHLDEGGEGSLGRLVSDMAMAVGREGFLRQQAAILGRPDSRPGLGAIAVPALVAVGEADAMTPPFLSEEIAAGIPGATLHRVPRSGHLPPLENPPVVNALMRDWLLA comes from the coding sequence GTGCGGTGCCATCGGCCGGAACGGCATCCGCGGCGGCCTGCGGAGCAGCTTCCAGGACGGCGGCAGCGGGGGAGGCCGCCTCATCCGGCAGCGGCCCGGCTACTTCCTCGGCGAAATGGCCGATCTCGGCGGCGGAGGAACCCGGCACCTCGTCGCCCATCCGCGCCGGCACGGTCTCGCCCGGCAGCGTGGCGCCGCCCTCGGGCGGGACATCCGGATTCGGCACCACGGCATCCTCGTAGAACTGCTCGGGTGTTTCCTCGGTGCTGCCCTCGCCGGGGCGCTCGGGCTCGAACGGGGTGCTTTCTTCCTGCTCGGGCGTGGTGTCGTCGGGCGTCATCGGACCGGGCTGCCCGGCCGGGTCATGGCCGGCCTGATCCTGGCCTGCCTGGTCGTGGCCGATGGCATCCGGCTTGTCGCTGTGATCCGCCGCCGCGGCAGCGTTGCGCGTTTCGTTCAAATCTGATCGGTCCTGCGGCGCCCGGCGGAAGCCCGCCAGGCCGGTTATGCCGCGGCCTTTCCGCGGCTATCCTCTTCTGCAGCCCAGGTGTCGCGCCAACGTCGCGCCAACATGGTGGCGGACCGGCCAAGGGACCGGAAAACGGTCCCGCCCGACCCAGGCTCCGCCGCATATGCGCGCATAGCCCGTTGAAAGCAAGGTTTTCGGTGCTGGACGGGCATTCCGGCATCGCCTATCGCCCCGGCGTGAGCACGCGCATTCCCCTTCTCCTGCTGCCCGGCCTGCTGAACGACGCCCGCCTCTGGCACCATCAGGCCGAGGCCCTGGCCGATATCGCCGAAAGCCGGGTTCCCGATCTCAGCCTCGACGACAGCATGGCGGCCATCGCCCGCCGGGTGCTCGCCACCGCGCCGGAACGCTTCGCCCTCGCCGGCCTGTCGATGGGGGGCTACGTGGCCTTCGAGATCATGCGGCAGGCGCCGGAACGCGTGCTGCGCCTCGCCCTCTTCGACACCTCGGCCCGGCCGGAGGCGCCGGAGCAGGAAAGGCGCCGCCGTGGCCTGATGGCGCTGACCCGGGGCAGCGCGCCGGAACGGTTCCGCGGCGTCACGCCACGGCTGATGCCGCAGATCCTGCATCCCGACCACCTGGACGAGGGCGGGGAGGGATCGCTCGGCCGGCTGGTTTCCGACATGGCCATGGCGGTGGGGCGGGAGGGCTTCCTGCGGCAGCAGGCGGCGATCCTCGGGCGCCCGGATTCCCGCCCGGGCCTCGGCGCCATCGCGGTGCCGGCGCTCGTCGCGGTGGGGGAGGCGGATGCCATGACCCCGCCCTTCCTGTCGGAGGAGATCGCCGCCGGCATCCCTGGCGCCACCCTGCACCGGGTGCCGCGCAGCGGCCACCTGCCACCGCTGGAGAACCCGCCCGTGGTGAACGCCCTGATGCGGGACTGGCTGCTGGCCTGA
- a CDS encoding methylglyoxal synthase: MSILDLALVAHDTKKDALIAWAERHRSLLSGHRILATGTTGQRLKEAIPELKVERVLSGPMGGDLQIGARIAEKRVDALIFLIDPLWAQPHEPDVRALMRIAAVHDVPMATNLSTAEALVATWPKVTVLAGG, encoded by the coding sequence ATGAGCATCCTCGACCTGGCGCTGGTGGCGCATGACACCAAGAAGGACGCGCTGATCGCCTGGGCGGAGCGGCACCGCTCCCTGTTGTCCGGCCACCGCATCCTGGCCACCGGCACCACGGGCCAGAGGCTGAAGGAGGCCATCCCCGAGCTGAAGGTGGAGCGTGTGCTGAGCGGCCCGATGGGGGGCGACCTCCAGATCGGCGCCCGCATCGCCGAGAAGCGGGTGGATGCGCTGATCTTCCTGATCGACCCCCTCTGGGCGCAGCCGCACGAGCCCGATGTGCGGGCGCTGATGCGGATCGCGGCGGTGCATGACGTGCCCATGGCCACCAATCTCAGCACCGCCGAGGCGCTGGTCGCGACCTGGCCGAAGGTGACGGTGCTGGCCGGCGGCTGA
- a CDS encoding LysR family transcriptional regulator, with translation MHFDLTDLRLFVAAAEAGSITAGAERVNLALASASTRVRGMEAALGTALLERGRRGVRPTPAGQTLLHHARRVLEEMERLRGGLRDHARGGLRGHVRLLSNTAALEEHLPAALADWLAANPGIDLGLEERPSQEIAAAIAQGQAEAGILSGEAGTGGLETHPFRLDRLVLLLPPGHALAGRSTLRFAEVLEEDFVGLPAGSALSAHLSQQAARLGRVPRFRVRLRGVTALGRMVEAGVGIAVLPEIAARRCQREMMLAVVPLADPWALRRLVLCVRRLEALPVHARRLVEHLIASAPGDKAG, from the coding sequence ATGCATTTCGACCTGACCGACCTGCGCCTCTTCGTCGCGGCCGCCGAGGCGGGCAGCATCACCGCCGGCGCGGAACGGGTGAACCTCGCCCTGGCCTCGGCCAGCACGAGGGTCCGGGGCATGGAGGCGGCGCTCGGCACGGCCCTGCTGGAACGCGGCCGGCGCGGGGTGCGGCCCACGCCGGCGGGGCAGACCCTCCTGCATCACGCGCGCCGGGTGCTGGAGGAGATGGAGCGCCTGCGCGGCGGGCTGCGCGACCATGCGAGGGGCGGGCTGCGTGGCCATGTGCGCCTGCTGTCCAACACCGCCGCCCTCGAGGAGCACCTGCCCGCCGCCCTGGCGGACTGGCTGGCGGCCAATCCCGGCATCGACCTCGGCCTGGAGGAGCGCCCCAGCCAGGAGATCGCCGCCGCCATCGCCCAGGGCCAGGCGGAGGCGGGAATCCTGTCCGGGGAGGCGGGGACCGGCGGGCTGGAGACCCATCCCTTCCGCCTCGACCGGCTGGTGCTGCTGCTGCCGCCCGGCCATGCGCTGGCGGGCCGGTCCACGCTCCGCTTCGCCGAGGTGCTGGAGGAGGATTTCGTCGGTCTGCCCGCCGGCAGCGCCCTGTCGGCGCATCTGTCGCAGCAGGCGGCCCGCCTGGGGCGGGTGCCGCGCTTCCGGGTCCGGCTGCGTGGCGTCACCGCCCTGGGGCGCATGGTGGAGGCCGGGGTGGGCATCGCCGTGCTGCCGGAGATCGCGGCACGGCGATGCCAGCGGGAGATGATGCTGGCGGTCGTGCCCCTGGCCGATCCCTGGGCGCTGCGCCGGCTGGTGCTCTGCGTCCGGCGGCTGGAGGCCCTGCCGGTCCATGCCCGCCGCCTCGTGGAGCACCTGATCGCCAGCGCTCCGGGAGACAAGGCCGGATAG
- a CDS encoding sulfite exporter TauE/SafE family protein, translated as MDLSFSIPLLAGVMSVFLLAGFTKGVTGLGLPTVGVGLLSLFMAPAQAAALVILPSLLTDLWQMTGAALPGLLRRLWPMLGAIVLGCWAGRGLLTGDSAWIGQEALGLVLVAYALFGLSPLRLPAVPPRREAWLGPLAGLCTGLLTAATGVFVLPAVPYLQALSLERPALMQALGLSFTTSTLALAAVLADGGALDGTGAMGSALALLPALLGMLLGQWLQQRLRPAVFRRIFFGGLLLLGAHLLLRGLLG; from the coding sequence ATGGACCTTTCCTTCTCCATCCCCCTTCTGGCCGGCGTGATGTCGGTCTTCCTTCTGGCCGGCTTCACCAAGGGCGTGACCGGGCTGGGCCTGCCCACGGTCGGGGTGGGGCTGCTCAGCCTGTTCATGGCGCCGGCCCAGGCCGCCGCGCTGGTGATCCTGCCTTCGCTGCTGACAGATCTGTGGCAGATGACAGGCGCGGCCCTGCCGGGGCTGCTGCGGCGCCTCTGGCCGATGCTCGGCGCGATCGTGCTGGGCTGCTGGGCGGGGCGGGGGCTGCTGACGGGCGATTCCGCCTGGATCGGGCAGGAGGCGCTCGGGCTCGTGCTGGTCGCCTATGCGCTGTTCGGCCTGTCGCCGCTGCGGTTGCCCGCTGTCCCGCCCCGGCGGGAGGCATGGCTCGGCCCTCTGGCCGGCCTCTGCACCGGCCTGCTCACCGCCGCCACCGGCGTCTTCGTTCTGCCGGCTGTCCCCTACCTCCAGGCCCTGTCGCTCGAACGCCCGGCCCTGATGCAGGCGCTTGGCCTGTCCTTCACCACCTCCACCCTGGCGCTGGCGGCGGTGCTGGCCGATGGCGGCGCGCTGGACGGTACGGGGGCGATGGGCTCGGCCCTGGCACTGCTGCCGGCTCTGCTGGGGATGCTGCTGGGCCAGTGGCTGCAACAGCGGCTGCGGCCCGCGGTCTTCCGGCGGATCTTCTTCGGCGGCCTGCTGCTGCTCGGCGCCCACCTCCTCCTGCGCGGCCTGCTCGGCTGA
- the parE gene encoding DNA topoisomerase IV subunit B: MNDLFGGRPQKGPANQSYSAADIEVLEGLEPVRRRPGMYIGGTDENALHHLAAEILDNSMDEAVAGHADRIEVTLEAGNRLTVRDNGRGIPVDPHPKFPKLSALEVILTTLHSGGKFSGKAYDTSGGLHGVGSSVVNALSERMEVEVARDRTLFTQAYERGKPVTKLKNAGPVHNRRGTTIRFTPDVEIFGRQLFSPARLYRLCRSKAYLYKGVEIRWSCDPELVKDETPATATLHFPGGLSDFLAAAVENRATVVPAPWSGEVSFPEGQGRAEWAVTWLEQGDGFLNAYANTIPTPLGGTHEAGLRNALVKGLRAYGELKKEKRAASVTAEDLFGGLAGMLSVFVRDPQFQGQTKDKLTSPEAAKLVEAGLRDHFDHWLTGDTRNADNLLAWAIERAEERQRRREQKDTPRKSATRRLRLPGKLADCTLENAAATELFLVEGDSAGGSAKQARDRQTQAVLPLRGKILNVASASADKLRGNQELKDLIEALGCGAGERFDMNRLRYGRVVIMTDADVDGAHIAALLMTFFYKELPELVRQGRVFLAQPPLYRLQSGAVSVYARDDADLERVRKKSFKPSQKVEVSRFKGLGEMPPMSLKETTMDPRKRTLLKVVLPPEERAQTAELLEALMGRKPELRFRFIQENAAKLDAEAVDA, encoded by the coding sequence ATGAACGATTTGTTCGGCGGCCGCCCTCAGAAGGGGCCCGCAAACCAGAGCTATTCCGCGGCGGATATCGAGGTGCTGGAAGGGCTGGAGCCCGTCCGCCGGCGCCCCGGCATGTATATCGGCGGCACCGACGAGAACGCGCTGCACCACCTCGCGGCGGAGATTCTCGACAATTCCATGGACGAGGCGGTGGCCGGCCATGCCGACCGCATCGAGGTCACGCTGGAGGCGGGCAACCGCCTGACCGTCCGCGACAACGGGCGCGGCATCCCGGTCGATCCGCATCCGAAATTCCCGAAGCTCTCGGCGCTGGAGGTGATCCTCACCACCCTGCATTCGGGTGGCAAGTTCTCGGGCAAGGCCTACGACACCTCCGGCGGCCTGCATGGCGTCGGCTCCTCGGTGGTGAATGCGCTGAGCGAGCGCATGGAGGTGGAGGTCGCCCGCGACCGCACCTTGTTCACCCAGGCCTATGAGCGCGGCAAGCCGGTCACGAAGCTGAAGAACGCCGGCCCGGTGCACAACCGGCGGGGCACCACGATCCGCTTCACGCCGGATGTGGAGATCTTCGGCAGGCAGCTTTTCTCCCCCGCCCGCCTGTACCGGCTCTGCCGCTCCAAGGCCTATCTCTACAAGGGCGTGGAGATCCGCTGGTCCTGCGATCCGGAACTGGTCAAGGACGAGACCCCCGCCACCGCCACGCTGCATTTCCCGGGCGGCCTTTCCGACTTCCTGGCCGCCGCCGTGGAGAACCGCGCCACGGTCGTCCCGGCGCCCTGGTCGGGCGAGGTCTCCTTCCCCGAGGGCCAAGGCCGCGCCGAATGGGCCGTGACCTGGCTGGAGCAGGGGGATGGCTTCCTCAACGCCTATGCCAACACCATTCCCACGCCGCTGGGCGGCACGCATGAGGCCGGGCTGCGCAACGCGCTGGTGAAGGGCCTGCGCGCCTATGGCGAGCTGAAGAAGGAGAAGCGCGCCGCCAGCGTCACCGCCGAGGACCTGTTCGGCGGGCTGGCGGGCATGCTCTCGGTCTTCGTCCGCGACCCGCAGTTCCAGGGGCAGACCAAGGACAAGCTGACCTCGCCGGAGGCCGCGAAGCTGGTCGAGGCGGGGCTGCGAGACCATTTCGACCACTGGCTGACCGGCGACACGCGCAATGCGGACAACCTCCTCGCCTGGGCGATCGAGCGCGCCGAGGAACGCCAGCGCCGGCGGGAGCAGAAGGACACGCCGCGCAAGTCGGCGACGCGCCGGCTGCGCCTGCCCGGCAAGCTGGCCGACTGCACGCTGGAGAACGCGGCGGCAACCGAGCTGTTCCTGGTGGAGGGCGATTCGGCCGGCGGTTCCGCCAAGCAGGCGCGCGACCGCCAGACCCAGGCCGTGCTGCCGCTGCGCGGGAAGATCCTGAACGTCGCCTCGGCCTCCGCCGACAAGCTGCGCGGCAACCAGGAGCTGAAGGACCTGATCGAGGCGCTGGGCTGTGGTGCGGGGGAGCGGTTCGACATGAATCGCCTGCGCTATGGCCGCGTCGTCATCATGACGGATGCCGATGTGGACGGTGCCCATATCGCCGCGCTGCTGATGACCTTCTTCTACAAGGAGCTGCCGGAGCTGGTGCGCCAGGGCCGCGTCTTCCTGGCACAGCCGCCGCTCTATCGCCTGCAATCCGGCGCCGTCTCCGTCTATGCCCGCGACGACGCGGATCTGGAGCGGGTGCGGAAGAAGAGCTTCAAGCCGAGCCAGAAGGTCGAGGTCAGCCGCTTCAAGGGCCTGGGCGAGATGCCGCCCATGTCGCTGAAGGAGACCACCATGGACCCGCGCAAGCGGACCCTGCTCAAGGTGGTCCTGCCGCCCGAGGAACGCGCCCAGACGGCGGAGCTGCTGGAGGCGCTGATGGGGCGCAAGCCGGAACTCCGCTTCCGCTTCATCCAGGAGAATGCCGCGAAGCTGGATGCCGAGGCGGTGGACGCCTGA